The following proteins are encoded in a genomic region of Ostrea edulis chromosome 7, xbOstEdul1.1, whole genome shotgun sequence:
- the LOC125664612 gene encoding uncharacterized protein LOC125664612: MRSDFNTLYPEDSTCSNKCHMREHQNRITNLELALEALQRSIKKKQNKTSSCEEDKTSPNPCGVNLEELKSSLKLKKNCSEGINFLLLKLFSIEELTTSSVMGVGTKKGQKKKDSKKKKRTIIEGLIAETFEGVTITAIHNIMRDRLKLLRKRHFIQEEKE, encoded by the exons ATGAGGAGTGACTTTAACACTCTCTACCcagaagactcaacatgcagcAATAAATGCCATATGAGGGAACACCAGAACAGAATAACTAATCTTGAACTGGCTCTGGAAGCTTTGCAGAGGAGTATAAAAAAG AAGCAAAATAAAACCAGTAGCTGTGAAGAAGACAAGACATCCCCAAATCCATGTGGAGTTAACTTG GaggagctgaaatcatccttaaaattgaaaaagaacTGCAGTGAGGGGATTAACTTTTTACTCTTGAAGTTGTTCTCTATTGAGGAGTTGACAACTTCCAGTGTCATGGGGGTCGGTACCAAAAAGggccaaaaaaaaaaggacTCAAAGAAGAAAAAGAGGACAATAATTGaag GACTAATAGCAGAAACTTTTGAGGGTGTCACCATCACGGCCATCCATAATATTATGAGAGATAGATTGAAACTCCTCAGAAAGAGACATTTCATACAAGAAGAAAAAGAATAA
- the LOC125655121 gene encoding uncharacterized protein LOC125655121 isoform X2, translating into MTIANHYSKTLLRAIPDFSVQETMNELRLFKKILYRKHGSKVQELKWCDAHDPEFPMLMAVIELLGCIPPTSVSCETTFSHMKLVKTSRRTRLQTSTLNDILMVKLQSPRVTEFDPTSSIDKWLSLALKPRLPNYQRAKKAGQSTNVIDVGSSIDITELQENTDINNIPESMDKDTTDSEADEFQGSAENAVMDNDDMFALEEIYESKDDDENDHYCDEFRDEHDNWALMFELVRD; encoded by the exons ATGACCATTGCCAACCATTACAGCAAAACTCTTCTAAGAGCCATACCAGATTTTTCTGTTCAGGAGACCATGAATGAGCTCAGGCTTTTCAAGAAAATTCTCTACAGAAA ACATGGAAGTAAAGTTCAGGAATTGAAATGGTGTGATGCTCATGATCCTGAGTTTCCAATGCTGATGGCCGTGATTGAGCTTCTAGGATGCATTCCCCCTACAAGCGTCAGCTGTGAGACTACTTTTTCTCACATGAAACTTGTTAAGACAAGTAGACGAACACGCCTTCAAACCTCTACCCTCAACGATATTCTCATGGTCAAACTTCAAAGTCCACGAGTTACAGAATTTGACCCTACGTCATCTATTGACAAATGGCTG TCCTTAGCTCTGAAGCCACGTCTGCCAAACTACCAGAGGGCAAAGAAAGCTGGTCAGTCCACCAATGTGATTGATGTGGGATCCTCCATTGACATCACTGAACTTCAAG AAAACACAGACATAAATAACATTCCTGAGAGCATGGACAAAGACACAACTGATTCTGAAGCTGATGAATTTCAAG GCTCAGCAGAAAACGCAGTTATGGACAACGACGACATGTTTGCTCTAGAAGAAATTTATGAGTCCAAGGATGATGACGAAAACGATCATTATTGTGATGAATTTCGAGATGAACATGATAATTGGGCATTGATGTTTGAGCTAGTTAGagattaa
- the LOC125655121 gene encoding uncharacterized protein LOC125655121 isoform X1 encodes MTIANHYSKTLLRAIPDFSVQETMNELRLFKKILYRKHGSKVQELKWCDAHDPEFPMLMAVIELLGCIPPTSVSCETTFSHMKLVKTSRRTRLQTSTLNDILMVKLQSPRVTEFDPTSSIDKWLSLALKPRLPNYQRAKKAGQSTNVIDVGSSIDITELQDLSENTDINNIPESMDKDTTDSEADEFQGSAENAVMDNDDMFALEEIYESKDDDENDHYCDEFRDEHDNWALMFELVRD; translated from the exons ATGACCATTGCCAACCATTACAGCAAAACTCTTCTAAGAGCCATACCAGATTTTTCTGTTCAGGAGACCATGAATGAGCTCAGGCTTTTCAAGAAAATTCTCTACAGAAA ACATGGAAGTAAAGTTCAGGAATTGAAATGGTGTGATGCTCATGATCCTGAGTTTCCAATGCTGATGGCCGTGATTGAGCTTCTAGGATGCATTCCCCCTACAAGCGTCAGCTGTGAGACTACTTTTTCTCACATGAAACTTGTTAAGACAAGTAGACGAACACGCCTTCAAACCTCTACCCTCAACGATATTCTCATGGTCAAACTTCAAAGTCCACGAGTTACAGAATTTGACCCTACGTCATCTATTGACAAATGGCTG TCCTTAGCTCTGAAGCCACGTCTGCCAAACTACCAGAGGGCAAAGAAAGCTGGTCAGTCCACCAATGTGATTGATGTGGGATCCTCCATTGACATCACTGAACTTCAAG ATTTGTCAGAAAACACAGACATAAATAACATTCCTGAGAGCATGGACAAAGACACAACTGATTCTGAAGCTGATGAATTTCAAG GCTCAGCAGAAAACGCAGTTATGGACAACGACGACATGTTTGCTCTAGAAGAAATTTATGAGTCCAAGGATGATGACGAAAACGATCATTATTGTGATGAATTTCGAGATGAACATGATAATTGGGCATTGATGTTTGAGCTAGTTAGagattaa